In Miscanthus floridulus cultivar M001 chromosome 5, ASM1932011v1, whole genome shotgun sequence, one genomic interval encodes:
- the LOC136451963 gene encoding probable anion transporter 1, chloroplastic: MLLHLLPLSCPAPPLHLRGTGGSPRVRAGGRARTRALRGTDVEPETPPRRRRGCDGHDPHADGSGGDTGALLASVRRLLFSEAPAAEEEQGQFPKRWAIVFLCFSAFLLCNMDRVNMSIAILPMSAEYGWNPQTVGLIQSSFFWGYLLTQIAGGIWADTVGGKTVLGFGVVWWSIATVLTPVAAKLGLPFLLVVRAFMGIGEGVAMPAMNNILSKWVPVSERSRSLALVYSGMYLGSVTGLAFSPLLIHKFGWPSVFYSFGSLGAVWVTTWATKAYSSPLEDPGISAAEKKLISSQSTAGEPVKTIPWRLILSKPPVWALIVSHFCHNWGTFILLTWMPTYYNQVLKFDLMESGLFCVLPWFTMAVSANVGGWIADTLVSRGVSVTTVRKIMQSIGFLGPAFFLTQLSHVDSPAMAVLCMACSQGTDAFSQSGLYSNHQDIGPRYAGVLLGLSNTAGVLAGVFGTAATGYILQHGSWDNVFELSVVLYLVGTLVWNVFSTGEKILD, translated from the exons ATGCTCCTGCACTTGCTTCCGCTCTCCTGCCCCGCGCCGCCGTTACACCTGCGCGGGACCGGCGGCTCGCCGCGGGTCCGGGCCGGGGGCAGGGCCAGGACGCGGGCTCTGCGGGGGACGGACGTGGAGCCGGAGACACCTCCGCGAAGGCGCCGCGGCTGCGATGGCCACGATCCGCACGCGGACGGGAGCGGTGGAGACACCGGGGCGCTGCTGGCGTCGGTCAGGAGGCTTCTGTTCTCCGAGgcgccggcggcggaggaggagcaggggCAGTTCCCCAAGCGTTGGGCCATCGTCTTCCTCTGCTTCTCCGCATTCCTGCTCTGCAACATGGACCGC GTAAATATGAGCATTGCTATTCTGCCTATGTCCGCAGAGTATGGTTGGAACCCACAGACTGTTGGTCTCATCCAGTCATCTTTCTTCTGGGGTTATCTCCTAACTCAG ATAGCTGGAGGAATATGGGCAGATACTGTTGGAGGAAAGACTGTCCTTGGTTTTGGTGTGGTTTGGTGGTCCATAGCTACAGTTCTTACTCCTGTTGCAGCAAAGCTTGGCTTGCCATTTCTTCTTGTTGTGCGGGCTTTCATGGGAATTGGTGAG GGGGTTGCCATGCCTGCAATGAACAATATTCTTTCGAAATGGGTTCCTGTATCAGAGAGGAGCAGATCATTGGCTCTTGTGTATAGTGGAATGTACCTTGGGTCAGTTACAGGACTTGCATTTTCCCCCTTGCTGATACATAAGTTCGGTTGGCCATCAGTCTTCTATTCATTCGGGTCCCTAGGGGCTGTTTGGGTCACGACATGGGCAACTAAG GCATATAGTTCCCCACTTGAAGATCCTGGAATCAGCGCTGCAGAAAAGAAGCTTATTTCTAGTCAGAGCACAGCAGGCGAGCCTGTTAAAACAATTCCGTGGAGATTAATATTATCAAAACCACCTGTTTGGGCACTTATAGTTTCTCATTTCTGCCATAACTGGGGAACTTTCATTTTACTCACTTGGATGCCCACATACTACAACCAG GTTCTGAAATTCGACCTTATGGAATCTGGCCTTTTCTGCGTTCTTCCCTGGTTCACGATGGCAGTTTCTGCAAATGTTGGTGGTTGGATTGCAGACACACTTGTCAGTAGAGGAGTATCTGTGACAACTGTTCGGAAG ATCATGCAATCAATCGGATTCTTGGGGCCAGCATTTTTTCTAACTCAACTAAGCCATGTCGACTCGCCTGCCATGGCGGTATTGTGCATGGCTTGTAGCCAG GGAACCGATGCATTCTCGCAGTCTGGTCTATACTCAAACCATCAAGATATAGGCCCTCGATATGCA GGTGTACTGCTTGGTCTTTCCAACACGGCTGGGGTCTTAGCTGGTGTATTTGGCACAGCAGCAACAGGATACATCTTGCAGCATG GTTCTTGGGATAACGTATTCGAGTTATCAGTAGTGCTTTATCTGGTAGGGACTTTGGTATGGAATGTATTCTCAACTGGCGAGAAGATTCTTGATTGA